One genomic region from Jiangella sp. DSM 45060 encodes:
- a CDS encoding carbohydrate ABC transporter permease: MTTATATASGPGAPPRRRSAGLLTALTWIIGIVFFFPVLWMVITAFKHEADAYTDPPSLFFTPTLEQFRALFDAGAWPYFLNSLFATTVSTLLVLLLAVPAAYALAIRPVRKTQDVLFFFISTKMLPVVAVIVPIYVIAGRIGALDNVWTLVVLYTAMNLPIAVWMMRSFLQEIPAEVLEAAAMDGASLRQTLLRVMLPMVAPGLAATALICVIFSWNEFFFSVNLTASQAATVPLFLVGFMTSEGLYWAQLAAAATLASLPVVLAGWVAQKQLVRGLSMGAIK; the protein is encoded by the coding sequence ATGACCACCGCCACCGCCACCGCCAGCGGACCTGGGGCCCCGCCGCGCCGCCGGTCCGCCGGCCTGCTCACCGCCCTGACCTGGATCATCGGGATCGTCTTCTTCTTCCCGGTGCTCTGGATGGTGATCACCGCGTTCAAGCACGAGGCCGACGCGTACACCGACCCGCCGAGCCTCTTCTTCACCCCGACGCTGGAGCAGTTCCGCGCGCTGTTCGACGCCGGCGCCTGGCCGTACTTCCTCAACTCGCTGTTCGCGACGACGGTGTCGACGCTGCTCGTGCTGCTGCTGGCGGTGCCGGCGGCGTACGCGCTGGCGATCCGGCCGGTGAGGAAGACGCAGGACGTGCTGTTCTTCTTCATCTCGACGAAGATGCTGCCGGTCGTGGCGGTGATCGTGCCGATCTACGTCATCGCCGGGCGCATCGGCGCGCTGGACAACGTGTGGACGCTGGTCGTGCTCTACACGGCGATGAACCTGCCGATCGCGGTGTGGATGATGCGCTCGTTCCTGCAGGAGATCCCGGCCGAGGTGCTCGAGGCGGCCGCGATGGACGGCGCGTCGCTGCGGCAGACGCTGCTGCGCGTCATGCTGCCCATGGTGGCGCCCGGACTGGCGGCGACGGCGCTGATCTGCGTGATCTTCTCGTGGAACGAGTTCTTCTTCTCCGTCAACCTCACCGCGTCGCAGGCCGCGACGGTGCCGCTGTTCCTCGTCGGCTTCATGACCAGCGAGGGCCTCTACTGGGCGCAGCTGGCCGCCGCGGCGACGCTGGCCTCGCTGCCGGTGGTGCTGGCCGGCTGGGTGGCGCAGAAGCAGCTCGTCCGCGGCCTGTCGATGGGCGCGATCAAGTAG
- a CDS encoding sugar-binding transcriptional regulator: MPRRGRPPAGGGSATSPSDLVLAGAVARRHYVDGRSKVEIADEFGLSRFQVARILTEARARGWVRVEITLPGHLDDELSMALRDATGVRDAVVVEAPAQPETATRDELAAVVAELVADTVRPGQVLGLTWSRTIEAMSRRLHRLAPCTVVQLAGSMSVEGSSAGTVEVVRSVAAAAGGEALPIYAPLVVDDAATAAGLRRQREIARALDRAKALDVAVVSVGSWGPGLSTVWDAVTAAERAEALERGAVGESGARLFDAAGRDVTGGFDERVVGVPLQALRDTPVVIATAYGARRAEAALAAVRGGFVTTLVTDAALARRLLELAAPSSS; this comes from the coding sequence ATGCCACGCAGGGGCAGGCCACCGGCCGGCGGCGGCTCGGCCACCAGCCCGTCCGACCTCGTGCTCGCGGGCGCCGTGGCCCGCCGGCACTACGTCGACGGCCGGTCGAAGGTGGAGATCGCCGACGAGTTCGGGCTGTCCCGGTTCCAGGTCGCGCGCATCCTCACCGAGGCGCGGGCGCGCGGCTGGGTCCGGGTCGAGATCACCCTGCCCGGCCACCTCGACGATGAGCTGTCCATGGCGCTGCGCGACGCCACCGGCGTGCGCGACGCCGTGGTCGTCGAGGCGCCGGCGCAGCCCGAGACCGCCACCCGCGACGAGCTGGCCGCCGTGGTCGCCGAGCTGGTCGCCGACACCGTCCGCCCTGGTCAGGTGTTGGGGCTGACCTGGAGCCGCACCATCGAGGCGATGTCGCGGCGGCTGCACCGGCTGGCGCCGTGCACGGTCGTCCAGCTGGCCGGGTCGATGTCGGTCGAGGGCTCGTCGGCCGGCACCGTCGAGGTGGTGCGGTCGGTGGCGGCCGCGGCCGGCGGCGAGGCGCTGCCCATCTACGCGCCCCTGGTGGTCGACGACGCCGCGACGGCGGCCGGGCTGCGCCGGCAGCGCGAGATCGCCCGCGCGCTGGACCGGGCGAAGGCGCTCGACGTCGCCGTCGTGTCGGTCGGCAGCTGGGGGCCCGGCCTGTCGACGGTGTGGGACGCCGTCACCGCGGCCGAGCGGGCCGAGGCGCTGGAACGCGGCGCCGTCGGCGAGTCCGGCGCGCGGCTGTTCGACGCCGCCGGACGCGACGTCACCGGCGGCTTCGACGAACGCGTCGTCGGCGTGCCGCTGCAGGCGCTGCGCGACACCCCGGTCGTCATCGCCACCGCGTACGGCGCGCGGCGGGCCGAGGCCGCGCTCGCGGCGGTCCGCGGCGGCTTCGTCACGACGCTCGTCACCGACGCCGCACTGGCCCGCCGGCTGCTCGAGCTCGCCGCCCCGTCATCGTCGTGA
- a CDS encoding tetratricopeptide repeat protein has product MSASNEIDDFASLLRRHRLAAGLSQEELAEKAGLSSDAVAALERGRRRAPRPLTVRLLATALNLSETAFADFTESLRRSPALHAPQVQGPPLPPDTLIGRAAELAELTSLLGHGGVRLVTLTGLGGVGKTRLAVAVANEVRGQFEGGACWVPLAARPDGPEVIDAVAAAVGLRPASDAAEVDALAEHIGSRQLLIVLDNCEHVIETCAWLCTVLLQRCPRLTVVATSRELLRAPGEVVRQVQPLAVPPSRAPVDEIREADAVRMFLARAAAHGVHPRDDRLRQVSRVCRSVQGIPLALELAAARVNVLTIEQIADELDTSSRILSGGSRTAPLRQQTIDAALDWSYQLLSAEEREFFEAVSTFSGGWTMPAAVAVFCAEQTDACHERVLDLTGRLIDKSLILVDRDAAEARYSMFSVIRQYADRRLDDGGRRTVIEQRHLRYFVELAERAERTLGTDQQAATLDHLDVELDNLRVALGRAISRELGGESMRLAAALWRYFYLRGHYSEGRDWLESALRIARVPGPAAAGAPAVAPAALAGAARGAGYLAFLQCEYDVAAERLEEALGRYRRLDDPAGAALTLRHLGSIARERADYDAAHELHLESLHLYQQLGDKAGIAWARHYLGFVSWLRMDLDGARDYSASALGYFQQAGDGEGITWSQLNLGVVALYDGDLDGAERLLHQSLGRAQRLGYREGVGWSLNQLGVVARRQGRLERAIHLLDESLAEHQELGDKWRSASVLEALASVAQEHQNTAYAAFLLGAASAVRDTIGTPVPLCERPDTEGTTTAVRAALGERAFAHAWGAGQATPLHAVADGYPPDALSTLDTPW; this is encoded by the coding sequence GTGTCGGCCAGCAACGAGATCGACGACTTCGCGAGTCTGCTCCGGCGGCATCGGCTGGCGGCCGGTCTGTCGCAGGAGGAGCTTGCGGAGAAGGCCGGTCTCAGTTCCGACGCCGTCGCCGCGCTGGAGCGCGGCCGCCGGCGCGCGCCCCGGCCGCTGACGGTGCGCCTGCTGGCCACCGCGCTGAACCTGTCCGAGACCGCCTTCGCCGACTTCACCGAGTCGCTGCGCCGGTCCCCGGCGCTCCACGCGCCGCAGGTCCAGGGGCCGCCGCTGCCGCCCGACACCCTCATCGGCCGGGCGGCGGAGCTGGCCGAGCTGACGTCGCTGCTCGGTCACGGCGGCGTCCGCCTGGTCACGCTGACCGGCCTGGGCGGCGTCGGCAAGACCCGCCTCGCGGTCGCCGTCGCCAACGAGGTGCGCGGCCAGTTCGAGGGCGGCGCGTGCTGGGTGCCGCTGGCGGCCCGCCCGGACGGCCCGGAGGTCATCGACGCCGTCGCGGCCGCGGTCGGGCTGCGCCCCGCCTCCGACGCCGCCGAGGTCGACGCGCTGGCCGAGCACATCGGCTCGCGCCAGCTGCTGATCGTCCTGGACAACTGCGAGCACGTCATCGAGACCTGCGCCTGGCTGTGCACCGTCCTGCTGCAGCGCTGTCCGCGGCTGACGGTCGTCGCCACCAGCCGCGAGCTGCTGCGCGCCCCCGGCGAGGTGGTCCGGCAGGTGCAGCCGCTGGCGGTGCCGCCGTCGCGGGCGCCCGTCGACGAGATCCGCGAGGCCGACGCCGTCCGCATGTTCCTCGCCCGCGCCGCCGCGCACGGCGTCCACCCGCGCGACGACCGGCTGCGGCAGGTCAGCCGGGTGTGCCGCAGCGTGCAGGGCATCCCGCTGGCGCTGGAGCTGGCGGCCGCCCGGGTCAACGTCCTGACCATCGAACAGATCGCGGACGAGCTGGACACGTCGTCGCGCATCCTCTCCGGCGGCAGCCGCACCGCGCCGCTTCGCCAGCAGACCATCGACGCCGCGCTGGACTGGAGCTACCAGCTGCTCAGCGCCGAGGAGCGGGAGTTCTTCGAGGCGGTGTCGACGTTCTCCGGCGGCTGGACGATGCCGGCCGCGGTCGCGGTGTTCTGCGCCGAGCAGACCGACGCCTGCCACGAGCGGGTGCTCGACCTCACCGGGCGGCTGATCGACAAGTCGCTGATCCTCGTCGACCGCGACGCCGCCGAGGCGCGCTACTCGATGTTCTCCGTCATCCGCCAGTACGCCGACCGGCGCCTCGACGACGGCGGCCGGCGCACGGTCATCGAACAGCGGCACCTGCGTTACTTCGTCGAACTTGCCGAACGGGCCGAACGGACCCTCGGCACCGACCAGCAGGCCGCCACGCTGGACCACCTCGACGTCGAGCTCGACAACCTGCGGGTGGCGCTCGGCCGGGCCATCAGCCGCGAGCTGGGCGGCGAGTCGATGCGGCTGGCGGCCGCCCTGTGGCGCTACTTCTACCTGCGCGGCCACTACTCCGAGGGCCGCGACTGGCTGGAGTCGGCGCTGCGCATCGCCCGCGTGCCCGGCCCCGCCGCGGCCGGTGCGCCCGCCGTCGCGCCGGCCGCGCTGGCCGGGGCCGCCCGCGGCGCCGGCTACCTGGCGTTCCTGCAGTGCGAGTACGACGTCGCCGCCGAACGGCTGGAGGAGGCGCTGGGCCGCTACCGCCGCCTCGACGACCCCGCGGGCGCCGCGCTCACGCTGCGGCACCTGGGCAGCATCGCCCGCGAGCGCGCCGACTACGACGCCGCCCACGAGCTGCACCTCGAGAGCCTGCACCTCTACCAGCAACTGGGCGACAAGGCCGGCATCGCGTGGGCCCGGCACTATCTCGGTTTCGTGTCGTGGCTGCGCATGGACCTCGACGGCGCCCGCGACTACTCGGCGTCGGCGCTCGGCTACTTCCAGCAGGCCGGCGACGGCGAGGGCATCACGTGGTCGCAGCTCAACTTGGGCGTCGTCGCCCTGTACGACGGCGACCTCGACGGCGCCGAGCGGCTGCTGCACCAGAGCCTCGGCCGCGCGCAGCGGCTGGGTTACCGCGAGGGCGTGGGCTGGTCGCTCAACCAGCTGGGGGTGGTGGCCCGCCGTCAGGGCCGGCTCGAACGGGCCATCCACCTGCTCGACGAGAGCCTGGCCGAGCACCAGGAGCTGGGCGACAAGTGGCGGTCGGCGAGCGTCCTGGAGGCGCTGGCGTCGGTCGCGCAGGAGCACCAGAACACCGCGTACGCCGCGTTCCTGCTCGGCGCCGCGTCGGCGGTCCGCGACACCATCGGGACGCCGGTGCCGCTGTGCGAGCGTCCCGACACCGAGGGCACCACCACGGCGGTCCGCGCCGCGCTCGGCGAGCGGGCGTTCGCGCACGCCTGGGGCGCGGGTCAGGCCACGCCCCTGCACGCCGTGGCCGACGGCTATCCGCCGGACGCCCTCAGCACGCTCGACACACCATGGTGA
- a CDS encoding cysteine dioxygenase family protein has translation MTIAPTPVHLRDLVDLTRTVAAEVRAGRHPVRFDADDRWSVRLSSDPYTDVWLISWTQEQSTELHDHAGSLGALSVVSGIVTERFWTGSSGLRERRLRDGRGVGFPVGHVHDVVNTEPEPAVTVHAYSPPLTAMGYYEVDGAGALRRVRTVLTDEPEPAR, from the coding sequence ATGACCATCGCACCCACCCCCGTCCACCTGCGCGACCTCGTCGACCTGACCCGCACCGTCGCCGCCGAGGTGCGGGCCGGGCGGCACCCCGTCCGCTTCGACGCCGACGACCGCTGGTCGGTGCGGCTGTCCAGCGACCCGTACACCGACGTCTGGCTGATCAGCTGGACGCAGGAGCAGTCCACCGAGCTGCACGACCACGCCGGGTCGCTCGGCGCGCTGAGCGTCGTGTCGGGCATCGTCACCGAGCGGTTCTGGACCGGGTCGTCGGGGCTGCGCGAGCGCCGGCTGCGCGACGGCCGGGGCGTCGGGTTCCCGGTCGGCCACGTGCACGACGTCGTCAACACCGAGCCCGAGCCGGCGGTGACGGTGCACGCCTACTCGCCGCCGCTCACCGCGATGGGCTACTACGAGGTCGACGGCGCCGGCGCGCTGCGGCGGGTGCGGACCGTCCTCACCGACGAGCCGGAGCCGGCCCGATGA
- a CDS encoding zinc-dependent alcohol dehydrogenase family protein, which yields MRAVVIEKPGEITVRDVPDPVPGPGDVVVAVGACGLCGTDLHIAAGEFPPSPYPLVPGHEFAGVVAEVGPGVATGVAVGDRVAVDPSLFCGYCRQCRRGRGNLCENWGAVGDTVDGAFAEYVKVPAASCYRLPDGLTVAQGALIEPVSCAVHGLRRLGAEPGERVLVLGAGTMGLIMTQLLVAAGARVSVVDLAAGKLPLATELGAAEVATSVPELPTQRFDAAVDVTGAVPALEAAFGALDRGGRLQVFGVATAEARLALSPFRIYNDEITVVGSMAVLHSFGDAVELVASGQVRTEPLVSHTAGLDEFPALLDLVRSGATIKAQVTPGGAA from the coding sequence ATGCGTGCCGTCGTCATCGAGAAGCCTGGCGAGATCACCGTCCGCGACGTGCCCGACCCGGTCCCCGGACCCGGCGACGTCGTCGTCGCGGTCGGCGCCTGCGGGCTGTGCGGCACCGACCTGCACATCGCGGCGGGCGAGTTCCCGCCCAGCCCGTACCCCCTGGTCCCGGGGCACGAGTTCGCCGGCGTCGTGGCCGAGGTCGGCCCCGGCGTCGCGACCGGCGTCGCCGTGGGCGACCGCGTCGCCGTCGACCCGTCGCTGTTCTGCGGGTACTGCCGCCAGTGCCGCCGCGGCCGCGGCAACCTGTGCGAGAACTGGGGCGCCGTCGGCGACACCGTCGACGGCGCGTTCGCCGAGTACGTCAAGGTCCCGGCGGCGTCCTGCTACCGGCTGCCGGACGGGCTGACCGTCGCGCAGGGCGCGCTGATCGAGCCCGTCTCGTGCGCGGTGCACGGGCTGCGCCGGCTCGGCGCGGAGCCCGGCGAGCGGGTGCTCGTGCTCGGCGCCGGCACGATGGGCCTGATCATGACGCAGCTGCTGGTGGCGGCCGGCGCCCGGGTCAGCGTCGTCGACCTCGCGGCGGGCAAGCTGCCGCTGGCGACGGAGCTGGGCGCGGCCGAGGTCGCGACCTCGGTGCCGGAGCTGCCGACCCAGCGCTTCGACGCCGCCGTCGACGTCACCGGCGCGGTGCCCGCACTGGAGGCGGCGTTCGGCGCGCTCGACCGCGGCGGCCGGCTGCAGGTGTTCGGCGTCGCGACGGCCGAGGCACGGCTCGCGCTGTCGCCGTTCCGCATCTACAACGACGAGATCACCGTCGTCGGGTCGATGGCGGTGCTGCACAGCTTCGGCGACGCGGTCGAGCTGGTCGCGTCCGGGCAGGTGCGCACGGAACCGCTGGTCTCGCACACCGCCGGGCTGGACGAGTTCCCCGCGCTCCTCGACCTCGTGCGCTCCGGCGCGACGATCAAGGCCCAGGTGACGCCGGGCGGCGCGGCATGA
- a CDS encoding sugar ABC transporter substrate-binding protein, which yields MSRRALRLAAAGGSLAVLSACAGAGALTSGSGDGTTIVVAVVSNPQMTDAIALADDFRAAHPGVDVDFVSLPENESRAKITASVATGGGEFDVIMVSNYETAMWAENGWLVDLQPYADATDDYDTHDFIAPVRESLSYQGDMYSVPFYGESSFLVYRQDLFDAAGLTMPERPTWPEVRELAAAIEQANPGMNGICLRGLAGWGENLAPLNTVINTFGGQWFDEDWNARLDSPEVREAVGFYVDLVREHGQAGAATSGFADCATRYGQGQAAMWYDATSMVNVVESPEDSVTAGRNGYAPAPVVETDASGWLYTWSLGIPSSSDHPDEAWDFIAWMTDKDYPHLVAEELGWERVPPGSRTSTYEIPQYAEVAAAFAEPTLSSMEVADQDHTMTAPVPYDGIQFLAIPEFQDLGTRVGQQISAAIAGQISVDEALDQAQRYAETVGESYQEEDS from the coding sequence ATGAGCCGGCGGGCGCTGCGGCTGGCGGCCGCGGGCGGCTCCCTGGCGGTGCTGAGCGCCTGTGCCGGCGCCGGGGCGCTGACGTCCGGGTCAGGCGACGGCACGACCATCGTCGTCGCGGTGGTGTCGAACCCGCAGATGACCGACGCCATCGCGCTGGCCGACGACTTCCGGGCCGCCCACCCCGGCGTCGACGTCGACTTCGTCTCGCTGCCGGAGAACGAGTCGCGGGCGAAGATCACCGCGTCCGTGGCCACCGGCGGCGGCGAGTTCGACGTCATCATGGTCAGCAACTACGAGACCGCCATGTGGGCCGAGAACGGCTGGCTGGTCGACCTCCAGCCCTACGCCGACGCGACCGACGACTACGACACCCACGACTTCATCGCCCCGGTGCGCGAGTCGCTGTCCTACCAGGGCGACATGTACTCCGTCCCGTTCTACGGCGAGTCGTCGTTCCTGGTGTACCGGCAGGACCTGTTCGACGCGGCCGGGCTGACCATGCCGGAACGGCCGACCTGGCCCGAGGTGCGCGAGCTGGCCGCCGCCATCGAGCAGGCCAACCCCGGGATGAACGGCATCTGCCTGCGCGGACTGGCCGGCTGGGGCGAGAACCTGGCGCCGCTGAACACCGTCATCAACACGTTCGGCGGCCAGTGGTTCGACGAGGACTGGAACGCGCGGCTGGACTCCCCCGAGGTCCGCGAGGCGGTCGGGTTCTACGTCGACCTCGTCCGCGAGCACGGCCAGGCCGGCGCCGCCACCAGCGGTTTCGCCGACTGCGCGACGCGCTACGGCCAGGGCCAGGCGGCCATGTGGTACGACGCGACGTCGATGGTCAACGTCGTCGAGAGCCCCGAGGACTCCGTCACCGCCGGCCGCAACGGCTACGCGCCGGCGCCGGTCGTCGAGACCGACGCCAGCGGCTGGCTGTACACGTGGTCGCTGGGCATCCCGTCGTCGTCGGACCACCCGGACGAGGCGTGGGACTTCATCGCCTGGATGACCGACAAGGACTACCCGCACCTCGTCGCCGAGGAGCTGGGCTGGGAGCGGGTGCCGCCCGGCAGCCGCACCTCGACCTACGAGATCCCCCAGTACGCCGAGGTGGCGGCCGCGTTCGCCGAGCCGACGCTGTCGTCGATGGAGGTGGCCGACCAGGACCACACGATGACCGCGCCGGTCCCCTACGACGGCATCCAGTTCCTCGCCATCCCGGAGTTCCAGGACCTCGGCACCCGGGTCGGCCAGCAGATCTCCGCCGCCATCGCCGGCCAGATCAGCGTCGACGAGGCGCTGGACCAGGCGCAGCGCTACGCCGAGACCGTCGGCGAGTCATACCAGGAGGAGGACTCGTGA
- a CDS encoding carbohydrate ABC transporter permease: protein MLPALVFAIVVTQIPFLVTLWYSLNSWNLVRPGSERFVGLSNYVDVFADRVFRQAALNTIVITGGCVIVSMLLGVGLALLLDRKFVGRSVVRTLIITPFLIMPVAGALVWKTTMLDPLFGIVNFVLSPFGADDYDWTSSAPLVSVIAALVWQWTPFMALLVLAGLQSQGRDVLEAAQVDGAGAARTFRSITLPHLRRYIELGVLLGAIYVVNTFDQIYIMTQGGPGTASANLPFYIYQRAFLGFDVGQAAAMGVVVVIGTIVVATLALRLLFRSFAQEDR, encoded by the coding sequence CTGCTGCCCGCGCTGGTCTTCGCCATCGTCGTGACGCAGATCCCGTTCCTCGTCACGCTCTGGTACTCGCTGAACTCGTGGAACCTGGTCCGGCCGGGCTCCGAGCGGTTCGTCGGGCTGTCCAACTACGTCGACGTCTTCGCCGACCGGGTGTTCCGCCAGGCCGCCCTCAACACCATCGTCATCACCGGCGGCTGCGTGATCGTCTCGATGCTGCTGGGCGTCGGGCTGGCGCTGCTGCTGGACCGCAAGTTCGTCGGCCGGTCGGTCGTGCGGACCTTGATCATCACGCCGTTCCTCATCATGCCGGTGGCCGGCGCGCTGGTGTGGAAGACGACGATGCTGGACCCGCTGTTCGGCATCGTGAACTTCGTGCTGTCGCCGTTCGGCGCGGACGACTACGACTGGACCAGCTCCGCGCCGCTCGTCTCCGTCATCGCCGCCCTGGTGTGGCAGTGGACGCCGTTCATGGCGCTGCTGGTGCTGGCCGGGCTGCAGAGCCAGGGCCGCGACGTGCTGGAGGCCGCGCAGGTCGACGGCGCGGGCGCGGCCCGGACGTTCCGCTCGATCACGCTGCCGCACCTGCGCCGCTACATCGAGCTGGGCGTGCTGCTGGGCGCGATCTACGTGGTCAACACGTTCGACCAGATCTACATCATGACGCAGGGCGGGCCCGGCACCGCCAGCGCCAACCTGCCCTTCTACATCTACCAGCGGGCGTTCCTCGGCTTCGACGTCGGCCAGGCCGCGGCCATGGGCGTGGTCGTCGTCATCGGCACCATCGTCGTCGCGACGCTCGCGCTGCGGCTGCTGTTCCGCTCGTTCGCGCAGGAGGACCGATGA
- a CDS encoding twin-arginine translocation signal domain-containing protein: MTRPLLSRRRALQAGAATAAGLTAGLALPSIADAADAAGAAAAAATDPAQRKVVLVGANPGVQLFDGDTVTAYASVWTVDWSTHGAGAAIVLWHDGRVRVLTDHPALGSWLERAFTRFFPEAEGLPWPEPRIERRAVHVANDLARGTHARGGDVAVRISGVQDRRAFATDEFDLGGRVHSLSLVTGPSAAGSIEVRGRRLPGEVVRSGTPDRPSSSAFVAVAEVWRF; the protein is encoded by the coding sequence ATGACGCGACCCCTGTTGTCCCGCCGCCGCGCACTCCAGGCCGGCGCCGCCACCGCGGCCGGCCTCACCGCCGGCCTCGCCCTCCCCTCGATCGCCGACGCCGCCGACGCCGCCGGTGCGGCCGCCGCAGCCGCCACCGACCCGGCGCAGCGCAAGGTCGTCCTCGTCGGCGCCAACCCCGGCGTCCAGCTGTTCGACGGCGACACCGTCACCGCCTACGCCTCGGTCTGGACGGTCGACTGGTCCACGCACGGCGCCGGTGCGGCGATCGTGCTCTGGCACGACGGCCGGGTGCGGGTGCTGACCGACCACCCGGCGCTCGGCTCCTGGCTGGAGCGCGCGTTCACCCGGTTCTTCCCCGAGGCCGAGGGGCTGCCGTGGCCGGAGCCGCGGATCGAGCGGCGCGCCGTGCACGTCGCCAACGATCTCGCCCGCGGCACCCACGCGCGGGGCGGCGACGTCGCCGTGCGTATCTCCGGCGTCCAGGACCGGCGGGCGTTTGCGACCGACGAGTTCGACCTCGGTGGCCGGGTGCACAGCCTCAGTCTGGTGACCGGTCCGAGCGCCGCCGGGTCCATCGAGGTGCGCGGACGACGCCTCCCCGGCGAGGTGGTCCGGTCCGGCACTCCCGACCGTCCGTCGTCCAGTGCGTTCGTCGCCGTCGCGGAGGTCTGGAGGTTCTGA
- a CDS encoding endonuclease/exonuclease/phosphatase family protein, translated as MRTSIRAVAVTAALTTAAAVLAAAPANADRPGAAELRVATYNLSLNRAAEGELEDDLSTGADPQARAVAEVIQRTRPDIVLLNEFDYVEGGVAADLFRANYLETGQGGADPIEYPYAYVAPSNTGVPSGFDLNNDGTVGGGDDAFGFGLFPGQYGMAVLSRYPILEEDVRTFQDFLWKDLPGSLLPTDFYSPEEQAVLRLSSKSHWDVPVRVGGRTVHVLVSHPTPPTFDGPEDRNGRRNHDEIRFWAEYVGPGRATWIYDDEGRRGGLKPGSAFVIMGDQNSDPVDGDSVPGAIQQLLDHPRVVDPLPTSAGAPEAAVLQGGANATHGGDPRYDTADFADTAPGNLRADYVLPSRQLRPVDAGVFWPVRSDPLSRLTGEFPFPTSDHRLVWVDVRVPGGR; from the coding sequence ATGCGCACCTCGATCCGTGCCGTCGCGGTGACGGCGGCCCTGACCACGGCCGCGGCGGTGCTGGCCGCGGCACCGGCGAACGCCGACCGGCCCGGCGCCGCCGAGCTCCGCGTCGCCACCTACAACCTGAGCCTGAACCGCGCCGCCGAGGGTGAGCTGGAGGACGACCTGTCCACCGGCGCCGACCCCCAGGCACGCGCCGTCGCCGAGGTCATCCAGCGGACCCGGCCCGACATCGTCCTGCTGAACGAGTTCGACTACGTCGAGGGCGGAGTCGCGGCCGACCTCTTCCGCGCCAACTACCTGGAGACCGGCCAGGGCGGCGCCGACCCGATCGAGTACCCGTACGCCTACGTCGCGCCGTCCAACACCGGCGTCCCGAGCGGCTTCGACCTCAACAACGACGGCACGGTCGGCGGCGGCGACGACGCCTTCGGGTTCGGGCTGTTCCCCGGCCAGTACGGCATGGCCGTGCTGTCGAGGTACCCGATCCTCGAGGAGGACGTCCGCACGTTCCAGGACTTCCTCTGGAAGGACCTGCCGGGCTCGCTGCTGCCGACGGACTTCTACTCGCCGGAGGAGCAGGCGGTGCTCCGGCTGTCCAGCAAGTCGCACTGGGACGTGCCGGTGCGGGTGGGCGGCCGCACGGTGCACGTGCTGGTCTCGCACCCGACGCCGCCGACGTTCGACGGCCCCGAGGATCGCAACGGCCGGCGCAACCACGACGAGATCCGCTTCTGGGCCGAGTACGTCGGCCCGGGCCGGGCCACCTGGATCTACGACGACGAGGGCCGGCGCGGCGGGCTGAAACCGGGCTCGGCGTTCGTCATCATGGGCGACCAGAACAGCGACCCCGTCGACGGCGACTCCGTGCCCGGCGCCATCCAGCAGCTGCTGGACCACCCCCGCGTCGTCGACCCGCTGCCCACGTCGGCCGGCGCCCCCGAAGCGGCCGTCCTGCAAGGCGGCGCCAACGCGACGCACGGCGGCGACCCGCGCTACGACACCGCCGACTTCGCCGACACCGCGCCGGGCAACCTGCGCGCCGACTACGTCCTGCCGTCGCGGCAGCTCCGGCCGGTCGACGCGGGCGTGTTCTGGCCGGTCCGCTCCGACCCGCTGTCCCGGCTGACCGGCGAGTTCCCGTTCCCGACCAGCGACCACCGCCTCGTCTGGGTGGACGTCCGGGTCCCGGGGGGTCGCTAG
- a CDS encoding rhodanese-like domain-containing protein, translated as MSPRVEALLDAARARIVRLTPEQAAHAVTYERALLVDTRPAADRERFGAIPGALVVERNVLEWRLDPTSPHRLELADDPRRTVIVFCNEGYASSLAAASLRDLGLVNATDLAGGFHAWAAAGLPVTGRPGTP; from the coding sequence ATGAGCCCGCGCGTCGAAGCGCTGCTGGACGCGGCCCGCGCGCGCATCGTCCGCCTCACCCCGGAGCAGGCCGCGCACGCCGTCACCTACGAGCGGGCGCTGCTGGTCGACACCCGCCCGGCCGCGGACCGCGAGCGGTTCGGCGCCATCCCGGGCGCGCTGGTCGTCGAGCGCAACGTGCTGGAGTGGCGGCTGGACCCGACCAGCCCGCACCGCCTCGAGCTGGCCGACGACCCGCGGCGCACCGTCATCGTGTTCTGCAACGAGGGGTACGCGTCCAGCCTCGCCGCCGCCTCACTGCGCGACCTCGGGCTGGTCAACGCGACGGACCTGGCCGGCGGCTTCCACGCGTGGGCCGCGGCGGGCCTTCCGGTCACGGGACGGCCCGGCACACCCTAG